From Juglans regia cultivar Chandler chromosome 6, Walnut 2.0, whole genome shotgun sequence, the proteins below share one genomic window:
- the LOC109018559 gene encoding TMV resistance protein N-like, with product MMNSYLNIGPDDVRFVGILGMGGIGKTTLARAVYDRISSQFEARSFIANVREESTRGGLVPLQTQLLSDILMTSNIVIRDIERGSNAICQGLCRKKVLVVLDDVDQTQQLEALANRRDWFGGGSIILITTRDKDVLIKRGLAEDEIYRAKKLDDDEALQLFSWKAFENDLPLEGFVELSKQIIHYANGLPLALEVLGLFLSCRNNVDFWKSALRGLRENPKKEIVDILKISFDGLEENEQKMFLDIACYFRGEKYVDRVKSILESCDYHTSSGIEILINKSLITISGGRLWMHDLLREMGHEIVRHQSQGDPGRQSRLWLTNDIIRVLKNNSGTNRIEGIVLNSPPQEELHFNFDVFSEMKNLRLLKIIGNVHLSQGLSYLSTELRVMEWHGYPLKSLPMSFRQPDKLVELSMCCSHIQQLWQGTKSLYKLEHFDLSDSRYLVETPDFTNAPNLKRLILRGCTKLRNLHSSVGALKRLILLNLKGCTSLTSLPCNINWDSLEILILSGCTRLWKFPETVGNMNLLRQLYLDGISLEELPSSIGHLTGLTYLSLRGCKRLLSLPSAICGLTSLKTLALYGCSQLEEMPEGLGNLEHLEELDLSETAIRQFPSSITCLQNLRLLSFQGCLGLPPKSFLKRLVTWFWGNPDTGLVLRTSLSRALCSLKKLDLSNCHLKDGAIPNDLSELSSLLALDLSGNDFTLLPESISQLSKLVIIFLRRCCQLQSLPELPSSTAYVDALDCISLETRSNKLHAWVSDETGLAFLNSTHEPCQLKDGQRDLLKERTIKAHIDVAARGVGIPKWFQNQSMDSSITIGLHPDFGDRRKWFGYALYFVFEINDLESLESTRFTGFDSEELVLHFVTDDGPLKALLKFDTLLKFSSTIDTPVGHWIYVERIWFDKKSKQVDKWNYIEVSITIGNPFMKVEMCGAQLVHDQNVQEFIDAVFSHPH from the exons atgatgaattcCTACTTAAATATTGGGCCGGATGATGTTCGCTTCGTAGGGATATTGGGGATGGGCGGTATCGGCAAGACAACTCTTGCACGTGCCGTTTATGACAGAATTTCCAGTCAATTTGAAGCTAGAAGTTTTATTGCCAATGTTAGGGAAGAAAGTACAAGAGGCGGTCTAGTTCCTTTGCAAACACAACTTCTTTCCGATATCCTGATGACGAGCAATATCGTCATTAGGGACATTGAAAGAGGAAGTAATGCGATATGCCAAGGACTTTGTCGTAAAAAGGTTTTAGTAgttcttgatgatgtggatcAAACCCAACAATTAGAGGCATTGGCAAACCGGCGAGATTGGTTTGGTGGAGGGAGTATAATTCTTATAACAACAAGAGATAAGGATGTGTTGATAAAACGTGGATTGGCTGAAGATGAAATATATAGGGCAAAAAAATTGGATGATGATGAAGCTCTCCAACTCTTTAGTTGGAAAGCATTCGAGAATGACCTCCCTCTAGAAGGTTTTGTGGAGCTTTCCAAACAGATTATACATTATGCTAATGGCCTTCCTTTAGCTCTTGAAGTTTTGGGTCTATTCTTATCATGTCGGAATAATGTAGATTTTTGGAAAAGTGCTCTGAGAGGTCTAAGAGAAAACCCCAAGAAAGAAATCGTGGATatacttaaaataagtttcGATGGACTCGAGGAAAACGAGCAAAAAATGTTTCTAGATATTGCATGTTACTTCAGAGGGGAGAAGTATGTCGACCGTGTCAAGAGCATACTAGAAAGTTGTGATTATCACACAAGCAGTGGTATAGAGATTCTTATCAACAAGTCTCTCATAACAATCTCGGGAGGAAGACTGTGGATGCATGATCTACTCCGAGAAATGGGTCATGAAATTGTTCGTCACCAATCTCAAGGAGATCCTGGCAGACAGAGTAGGTTGTGGCTTACTAATGATATCATTCGGGTACTGAAGAACAATAGT GGAACAAATAGGATCGAAGGCATAGTCCTAAACTCTCCTCCACAAGAAGAATTACACTTTAATTTTGATGTCTTCTCGGAGATGAAGAACTTAAGATTGCTCAAGATCATAGGTAATGTGCACCTTTCTCAGGGCCTTAGTTATCTTTCTACAGAGTTGCGGGTTATGGAGTGGCATGGATATCCTTTAAAATCTTTGCCAATGAGTTTCCGGCAACCTGATAAACTCGTTGAACTGAGTATGTGTTGCAGCCACATTCAGCAACTGTGGCAGGGAACTAAG AGTTTATACAAGCTAGAGCATTTTGACCTTAGTGACTCTCGGTACTTGGTGGAGACCCCGGACTTCACTAATGCCCCAAATCTTAAGAGGCTGATTCTTCGTGGCTGTACAAAATTGCGTAATCTCCACTCATCGGTTGGAGCTCTAAAACGCCTTATTCTTCTAAATTTGAAAGGTTGCACATCTCTTACTAGCCTTCCCTGTAACATTAACTGGGATTCCCTAgaaattttaattctttctgGCTGTACGAGACTCTGGAAGTTTCCAGAAACGGTGGGAAATAtgaatcttttgaggcaacttTATTTGGATGGGATTTCATTAGAAGAACTTCCATCATCAATTGGGCATTTAACTGGCCTTACTTATTTGAGTTTGAGAGGCTGCAAAAGACTCTTGAGTCTTCCGAGTGCCATTTGTGGTTTGACATCTCTTAAAACTCTCGCTCTCTATGGTTGTTCACAACTTGAGGAAATGCCTGAGGGACTAGGGAATTTGGAACATCTGGAGGAGCTCGATTTAAGTGAAACCGCTATAAGGCAATTTCCATCCTCCATTACATGTCTACAAAATCTTAGATTGTTGTCCTTCCAAGGATGTTTAGGTCTGCCACCTAAGTCGTTTCTCAAACGATTAGTAACTTGGTTTTGGGGGAACCCCGACACTGGTTTGGTGTTGCGTACTTCGTTGTCAAGGGCTCTATGCAGCTTGAAGAAATTAGATTTGAGTAATTGCCATTTAAAAGATGGAGCAATTCCCAATGACCTAAGTGAATTATCATCACTGCTAGCTCTAGATCTAAGTGGAAACGATTTCACGCTCTTACCTGAAAGCATCTCTCAACTTTCGAAGCTTGTTATCATTTTCTTGAGACGTTGTTGCCAGCTTCAATCATTGCCAGAACTTCCATCAAGTACAGCATACGTTGATGCTCTAGATTGTATCTCATTGGAAACACGTTCAAATAAACTTCATGCATGGGTATCAGATGAAACTGGATTAGCTTTTCTAAATAGTACCCATGAGCCATGTCAATTGAAAGATGGACAACGCGACCTATTGAAAGAAAGAACCATTAAG GCACACATCGATGTTGCAGCCAGAGGAGTAGGAATTCCAAAGTGGTTCCAGAATCAGAGTATGGATTCCTCGATTACAATTGGGTTGCATCCAGATTTCGGTGATAGAAGAAAGTGGTTCGGATATGCTCTTTATTTTGTCTTTGAAATCAATGACCTTGAAAGTTTGGAGTCAACACGTTTTACAGGGTTTGATTCTGAAGAGCTTGTGCTTCATTTTGTTACCGATGATGGTCCTCTCAAAGCCCTCCTAAAGTTTGATACACTCCTGAAATTCTCCAGTACTATTGATACACCAGTAGGACATTGGATATATGTAGAACGCATCTGGTTTGACAAAAAGTCAAAGCAAGTGGATAAATGGAATTACATTGAGGTTTCAATTACGATTGGCAATCCGTTCATGAAGGTGGAAATGTGTGGGGCTCAACTAGTACACGATCAAAATGTCCAAGAGTTTATCGATGCAGTTTTCTCTCATCCTCATTGA
- the LOC118348592 gene encoding TMV resistance protein N-like encodes MAYSPTTQTSPSSSSSSPPWDVFLSFHGEDTRKSFTAHLYTALKQRSLSTFRDDKELERGKYISQELLNAIENSMYAVIVLSPNYAFSRWCLTELAKIMERMKKTRLIILPVFYHVDPSHVRNQKETFVEAFAKHENDPRIVVDDLQTWRSALHKVGHISGWDLRDG; translated from the coding sequence ATGGCGTACTCTCCAACCACTCAAACAtccccttcatcttcttcttcttcgcctCCATGGGATGTTTTTCTCAGTTTCCATGGCGAGGACACCCGCAAGAGTTTTACTGCCCATCTGTATACTGCTTTGAAACAAAGAAGCCTTTCTACCTTTAGGGATGACAAAGAACTGGAGAGaggaaaatatatatctcaAGAACTCTTGAATGCAATTGAAAACTCCATGTATGCGGTCATCGTTCTCTCACCAAACTATGCTTTTTCGAGATGGTGCTTAACTGAACTGGCCAAGATCATGGAACGCATGAAAAAGACGAGGTTGATAATTTTGCCAGTTTTCTATCACGTGGATCCTTCTCACGTGAGAAATCAGAAAGAAACTTTTGTAGAAGCTTTTGCTAAACATGAAAATGATCCCAGGATTGTCGTAGATGATCTGCAAACATGGAGATCGGCATTGCATAAAGTGGGCCATATCTCCGGATGGGATTTACGCGATgggtaa